The Microbacterium limosum genome contains a region encoding:
- the tatA gene encoding Sec-independent protein translocase subunit TatA — protein sequence MLGNLTGWHLLILLAVILLLFGAAKLPALAKSVGQSARVFRGEMKAMKDDDVADGRATQEGTAPVADPSLSQPAPPRTAPGSEPKP from the coding sequence ATGTTGGGCAACCTCACCGGCTGGCACCTGCTGATTCTCCTGGCCGTGATCCTTCTGCTCTTCGGTGCGGCCAAGCTGCCGGCCCTGGCAAAGAGCGTCGGCCAGTCCGCCCGCGTCTTCCGGGGCGAGATGAAGGCCATGAAGGACGACGACGTCGCTGATGGGCGCGCCACGCAAGAGGGGACCGCCCCGGTCGCAGACCCGTCGCTGTCGCAGCCGGCTCCGCCTCGAACGGCGCCGGGCAGCGAACCCAAGCCGTAG
- the tatC gene encoding twin-arginine translocase subunit TatC, translating to MSLGEHLVELRRRLMIAVVGLVVGMIVAFFITDGIISLLNEPILEVAARRGQEITGETLTALNFTTVTSGFDLRMRIAFAIGLLISAPVWLWQLWAFVMPGLTRKEIRYTWAFMGAAIPLFFAGCAVGFFIIPHVIELMATFVPGGAALLFAYDTYYDFVFKFFIVLGCAFVLPVFLVAMNLAGIMSGRAILKGWRVAVLVAAVFSALATPAADVTSMLLLMGIMIVLYIAAAALSMLFDRRRTKREEALFASGQSA from the coding sequence ATGTCGCTCGGGGAGCACCTCGTCGAGTTGCGCAGGCGGCTGATGATCGCCGTGGTCGGGCTGGTGGTCGGCATGATCGTCGCCTTCTTCATCACCGACGGCATCATCTCGCTCCTGAACGAACCCATCCTCGAGGTGGCGGCGCGCCGTGGCCAGGAGATCACGGGTGAGACGCTGACCGCGCTGAACTTCACGACGGTCACGAGCGGCTTCGATCTGCGCATGCGGATCGCCTTCGCGATCGGCCTCCTGATCTCCGCGCCGGTGTGGCTGTGGCAGCTCTGGGCTTTCGTGATGCCAGGGCTGACCCGAAAGGAGATCCGCTACACGTGGGCCTTCATGGGAGCCGCGATCCCGCTCTTCTTCGCGGGGTGCGCCGTGGGCTTCTTCATCATCCCGCACGTCATCGAGCTCATGGCCACGTTCGTGCCTGGCGGCGCCGCCCTGCTGTTCGCCTACGACACCTACTACGACTTCGTGTTCAAGTTCTTCATCGTGCTCGGATGCGCCTTCGTCCTGCCGGTCTTCCTCGTGGCGATGAACCTCGCGGGCATCATGAGCGGGCGCGCGATCCTGAAGGGGTGGCGCGTGGCGGTTCTCGTGGCCGCGGTGTTCTCGGCCCTTGCGACCCCCGCGGCCGACGTGACCTCGATGCTGCTGCTGATGGGCATCATGATCGTCCTGTACATCGCCGCCGCGGCGTTGTCGATGCTCTTCGACCGACGCCGGACCAAGCGCGAAGAGGCGCTGTTCGCATCGGGACAGTCGGCGTGA